A portion of the Desulfovibrio sp. Huiquan2017 genome contains these proteins:
- a CDS encoding phosphate/phosphite/phosphonate ABC transporter substrate-binding protein yields MTTDPTTMTMTIRRMIFRILLLVLLVLPVLVSCSDEKPVKVDLSKREDLVAPRMVEAITYAYLPQYSHTISYQRHRRLLEYLRKTTGLPLRQIFPDTFDEHVKMVERGEIDISYSNPFVYVRLAKAGAQAFARVIEPSGEPSFRGQIIARADNAAVTSVDDCRGKRWIAVDPNSAGGFLFPLGLFYNHGIRLSDFETVDFAPGPGGKQEKVVLAVHAGVYDIGTIRKGTLDVVKNKIDLDSIRVLAETRTYPGWVYSARKGLDPAVVDAIAKAMFALDQDTPEHRAILSAAGMQGISPARDLDYDPVRKLAEKLQLDR; encoded by the coding sequence ATGACCACCGACCCCACGACCATGACCATGACAATACGACGAATGATTTTCAGGATACTCCTGCTCGTGCTGCTCGTTCTCCCGGTTCTCGTCTCCTGTTCGGACGAGAAACCGGTCAAGGTGGACCTGTCCAAGCGCGAGGATCTGGTGGCTCCCCGCATGGTGGAGGCCATCACCTACGCCTATCTGCCCCAGTATTCCCACACCATTTCCTACCAGCGCCACCGGCGGCTTCTGGAGTACCTGCGCAAGACCACCGGGCTGCCTCTTCGGCAGATATTCCCGGATACCTTCGATGAGCACGTCAAGATGGTCGAGCGCGGCGAGATCGACATTTCCTATTCCAATCCGTTCGTCTACGTGCGCCTGGCCAAGGCTGGGGCGCAGGCCTTCGCCCGGGTCATCGAACCCTCGGGCGAGCCCTCCTTCCGGGGCCAGATCATCGCCCGCGCGGACAATGCGGCAGTGACCAGCGTGGACGACTGCCGGGGCAAGCGCTGGATCGCCGTGGACCCGAACTCCGCAGGCGGCTTTCTCTTCCCCCTGGGGCTCTTCTACAACCACGGCATCCGGCTTTCCGACTTCGAGACCGTGGATTTCGCGCCCGGCCCGGGCGGCAAACAGGAGAAGGTCGTCCTGGCGGTGCACGCGGGCGTCTACGACATCGGGACCATCCGCAAGGGTACCCTGGACGTGGTCAAAAACAAGATCGATCTCGACTCCATCCGCGTTCTGGCCGAGACCAGGACCTATCCCGGCTGGGTCTATTCGGCCCGCAAGGGGCTCGATCCGGCCGTGGTGGACGCCATCGCCAAGGCCATGTTCGCCCTGGATCAGGACACCCCGGAACATCGAGCCATCCTGAGTGCCGCGGGGATGCAGGGGATCAGCCCTGCCCGCGATCTCGATTATGACCCGGTCAGAAAACTGGCCGAGAAACTGCAACTTGACCGGTAG
- a CDS encoding molybdopterin-dependent oxidoreductase, which yields MGKEFVKSICGMCSVRCPIEVEVVNGRAEYIQGNPDAPGIMGSLCPRGAAGTALTFDEDRPQYPMVRTGKRGEGKWKRVSWDEALDYVADELTRIQGTYGKNSVLFSDRGGPFRDFYRAFLRGIGTANYNNHDSACARNVQNAALSVFGFGRKGVSYDLKNAKHVVLQQRNILEAINVAEVNNLFTGMEKGAKLTVIDIRANVPATKADNFFMVRPGTDYAFNLAVIHVLINNDLYDKQFVADWVEDFDKLVEFVKPYTPEWAEGETGVPAAKLIDFCNQLAEAAPSVLWHPGWMTARYFDSFYMTRTIYIINALLGAIGAKGGLPFMNKPGDVGAKGLKSFMELYPKPEGKRADGVGWMEGRKHFDQGPGLVHLAYEAAVEKEPYPIKAYIVQRHDPLMAFPDRDDVKAKWDDIELLVAATFSWSDTAWNADVVLPISPYLERDEILMTKNGPKPAFQVRKRAMQPIYDTKAVWEIYAGLARRMGLKELDYTDIEDIWKFQLEGTGVSIEDFEKTGIVSLAADPLYKPVKEGSFKTPSGKIQIIDAKLEGDGLPSLKPYEAPEQVPEGKFRITFGRCALHTQGHTVNNSLLFEQMPENVLWINTRRAAELGIEQDEYVTVSSNGHKGRIKVFVTDFIHPEAVFMIHGFGHDLPPETRANGRGVADNLLMPKGIRKWDHGGGAVAMQEHFVSVTKA from the coding sequence ATGGGTAAGGAATTTGTAAAGAGCATTTGCGGCATGTGCTCGGTACGATGTCCCATTGAGGTTGAAGTGGTCAACGGCAGAGCGGAGTATATCCAGGGAAACCCCGATGCCCCCGGCATCATGGGCTCCCTGTGTCCGCGCGGCGCTGCCGGAACGGCCCTGACCTTCGATGAGGACCGCCCGCAGTACCCCATGGTACGCACGGGCAAGCGCGGCGAGGGCAAATGGAAACGGGTGTCCTGGGATGAAGCCCTGGACTATGTGGCCGACGAGCTGACCCGCATCCAGGGGACCTACGGCAAGAACTCGGTCCTGTTTTCGGATCGCGGCGGGCCCTTCAGAGACTTTTACCGCGCCTTTCTGCGCGGCATCGGCACGGCCAACTACAACAACCACGACTCGGCCTGCGCCCGCAACGTGCAGAATGCGGCCCTGTCCGTGTTCGGCTTCGGGCGCAAAGGCGTATCCTACGACCTGAAGAACGCCAAGCATGTGGTGCTCCAGCAGCGCAACATCCTGGAAGCCATCAACGTGGCCGAGGTGAACAACCTGTTCACCGGCATGGAGAAAGGCGCCAAGCTGACGGTCATCGACATCCGCGCCAACGTCCCGGCCACCAAGGCGGACAATTTCTTCATGGTCCGCCCCGGCACGGACTACGCCTTCAACCTGGCGGTCATCCATGTCCTTATTAATAACGACTTATACGACAAACAGTTCGTGGCCGACTGGGTCGAGGACTTCGACAAGCTCGTGGAATTCGTCAAGCCCTACACCCCCGAGTGGGCAGAGGGCGAGACCGGCGTGCCCGCGGCAAAGCTGATCGACTTCTGCAACCAGCTGGCCGAGGCCGCCCCGAGCGTGCTGTGGCATCCCGGCTGGATGACCGCGCGCTACTTCGACTCCTTCTACATGACCCGGACCATCTACATCATCAACGCCCTCCTCGGCGCCATCGGGGCCAAGGGCGGCCTGCCGTTCATGAACAAGCCGGGCGATGTGGGTGCCAAGGGGCTGAAAAGCTTCATGGAGCTTTATCCCAAGCCCGAAGGCAAGCGCGCCGACGGCGTGGGCTGGATGGAGGGCCGCAAGCACTTCGACCAGGGCCCCGGCCTGGTCCATCTGGCCTACGAGGCCGCCGTGGAGAAGGAGCCCTACCCCATCAAGGCGTACATCGTACAGCGTCATGACCCGCTCATGGCCTTCCCGGACAGGGACGACGTCAAGGCCAAGTGGGACGACATCGAACTGCTGGTCGCCGCGACCTTTTCCTGGTCCGACACCGCGTGGAACGCGGACGTGGTCCTGCCCATCTCCCCGTACCTCGAACGGGACGAGATCCTGATGACCAAAAATGGTCCCAAGCCCGCCTTCCAGGTGCGCAAGCGCGCCATGCAGCCCATCTACGACACCAAGGCCGTGTGGGAAATCTACGCGGGACTGGCCAGGCGCATGGGCCTCAAGGAACTGGACTACACCGACATCGAGGACATCTGGAAATTCCAGCTCGAAGGCACCGGCGTGTCCATCGAGGACTTCGAGAAGACCGGCATCGTCTCCCTGGCGGCCGATCCCCTGTACAAGCCGGTCAAGGAAGGCTCCTTCAAGACCCCGTCCGGCAAGATCCAGATCATCGACGCCAAGCTCGAAGGCGACGGCCTGCCCTCGCTCAAGCCCTACGAAGCGCCCGAGCAGGTGCCTGAGGGCAAATTCCGCATCACCTTCGGCCGCTGCGCCCTGCACACCCAAGGGCACACGGTGAACAACTCCCTGCTCTTCGAGCAGATGCCCGAAAACGTCCTGTGGATCAACACCCGACGGGCCGCGGAACTCGGCATCGAACAAGATGAGTACGTGACCGTGTCCAGCAACGGGCACAAGGGCCGCATCAAGGTGTTCGTCACGG
- a CDS encoding PEP/pyruvate-binding domain-containing protein yields the protein MYLKQLFRHWTYQVFAPGTLLRRKYEAFKSLLAHDAVALELIADLEEMFYGKRLADRQRAVWMTNRLSSAVATMAGQLVEMNPTRYMDLPEYFRKIDFYVRMALELEQPEVGPPYILSLEEAGAMPRLAGGKASNLGKAKNLDGIPVPPGFVVTANAFNYFIDFNGLGDEIEKRLRQMVVGDRDLLARLTAEMQELILAAEVPDEIARGIRFGVSEIIDGDDLIAVRSSALAEDGEISFAGQYASELNVQPNDVLEAYKRVLAGKYCPRAVAYRISNGLTDSETAMAVLVIPMVDADTAGVLYTRDPDCRGRDAMGVYGVRGLGHGLVDGSTSPDKAVLTRHAVPRLDADCTPDVGGLPSEGALVRLGQLALRLEEAFGRPQDIEWAEDVTGKLYVLQTRPLQEEREEAQTEQAPLPFSVRPIADGLERASTGAGCGLVYFASTGERIAQIPEGAVVVTPTLKPSLLTFIGRMNGVVATTGSRASHFASVARESGVPVVVGDVTVMLEPGQLVTVDGTGGAIYDGCVEAIMTRAREGQQVSERVVAQYAKVAPLTVKLNLTDPQSEDFTPMGCKSLHDVVRFCHEKSVNEMFAVMDKKGRGMHSAKRLETSLPLVMYVLDLGDGFFANAGEGKTVSPQDIKCRPMWALWYGLSDERVKWPSRLTAMDWEEFDKVSGGIFSFDSKLLASYGLISEDYLHLMVRFGYHFSVVDTICGPEAGANYINFRFKGGGAGFDQRLLRLEFIRRVLDSYGFETSTRGDMIDAKCARLPENDIRRLLMRLGYLMAVTRLMDMRMDSEEQVDAEVERFIREAGSRDG from the coding sequence ATGTATCTCAAGCAACTCTTCAGGCACTGGACCTACCAGGTGTTCGCCCCGGGCACTCTGCTTCGGCGCAAATACGAGGCGTTCAAGTCCCTGCTGGCCCATGACGCAGTGGCTCTCGAACTGATCGCCGACCTGGAGGAGATGTTTTACGGCAAGCGGTTGGCCGACCGCCAGCGTGCGGTCTGGATGACCAATCGGCTGTCCTCGGCCGTGGCCACCATGGCCGGGCAGTTGGTGGAGATGAATCCGACTCGGTACATGGACCTGCCCGAGTATTTTCGCAAGATCGACTTTTACGTGCGCATGGCCCTGGAGCTCGAACAACCCGAGGTGGGGCCGCCGTACATCCTCTCCCTGGAGGAGGCCGGAGCCATGCCCCGGCTGGCGGGCGGCAAGGCCTCCAATTTGGGCAAGGCCAAGAATCTGGACGGCATCCCGGTGCCGCCCGGCTTCGTGGTCACGGCCAACGCTTTCAACTACTTCATCGATTTCAACGGCCTGGGCGACGAGATCGAGAAGCGGCTGCGGCAGATGGTCGTGGGCGACCGCGACCTGCTGGCCCGGTTGACCGCCGAGATGCAGGAGCTCATCCTGGCCGCCGAGGTCCCGGATGAAATCGCCCGGGGCATCCGTTTCGGGGTGTCCGAGATCATCGACGGCGACGACCTCATCGCCGTGCGTTCCAGCGCCCTGGCCGAGGACGGCGAGATATCCTTCGCCGGGCAATATGCCTCGGAGCTGAACGTCCAGCCCAACGACGTGCTGGAGGCCTACAAGCGTGTCCTGGCGGGCAAGTACTGTCCGCGCGCCGTGGCCTACCGCATCTCCAACGGGCTGACCGACAGCGAGACGGCCATGGCCGTGCTGGTCATCCCCATGGTGGACGCGGATACGGCGGGCGTGCTCTACACCCGCGACCCGGACTGCCGGGGGCGCGACGCCATGGGCGTGTATGGCGTGCGTGGCCTGGGTCATGGCCTGGTGGACGGGTCCACCTCGCCGGACAAGGCCGTGCTGACCCGCCATGCCGTTCCGAGGCTGGACGCGGATTGTACCCCGGACGTGGGCGGCCTGCCCTCGGAAGGGGCGCTGGTCCGGCTCGGACAGTTGGCCCTGCGGTTGGAAGAGGCCTTCGGGCGGCCCCAGGACATTGAATGGGCCGAGGACGTCACCGGCAAGCTGTACGTTCTCCAGACCCGCCCCTTGCAGGAGGAGCGCGAAGAGGCCCAGACCGAACAGGCCCCCCTGCCTTTTTCGGTGCGTCCCATCGCCGACGGGCTGGAGCGCGCCTCCACCGGTGCGGGCTGCGGGCTTGTGTATTTCGCCTCCACCGGAGAACGCATCGCCCAGATCCCGGAGGGGGCCGTGGTCGTCACCCCGACCCTGAAGCCGTCGCTGTTGACCTTCATCGGGCGTATGAACGGAGTTGTTGCGACCACGGGCAGCCGGGCCAGCCACTTCGCTTCCGTGGCCCGCGAATCGGGCGTGCCCGTAGTGGTCGGAGACGTCACGGTCATGCTTGAACCCGGCCAATTGGTCACCGTGGACGGTACGGGCGGAGCCATTTACGACGGTTGCGTGGAAGCGATCATGACCCGGGCCAGGGAAGGACAGCAGGTCTCCGAGCGGGTCGTCGCCCAGTACGCCAAAGTCGCTCCCCTGACCGTCAAGCTCAATCTGACCGATCCCCAGTCCGAGGACTTCACCCCCATGGGTTGCAAGTCTCTGCACGACGTGGTCCGCTTCTGCCACGAGAAGTCGGTCAACGAGATGTTCGCGGTCATGGACAAGAAGGGCCGGGGCATGCACTCGGCCAAGCGGCTGGAGACGAGTCTGCCCCTGGTCATGTACGTCCTGGACCTGGGCGACGGCTTTTTCGCCAACGCGGGCGAGGGCAAGACCGTCTCGCCCCAGGATATCAAATGTCGTCCCATGTGGGCCCTGTGGTACGGCCTGTCCGACGAGCGGGTCAAGTGGCCCTCGCGGCTGACGGCCATGGACTGGGAGGAGTTCGACAAGGTTTCGGGCGGCATCTTCAGTTTCGATTCCAAGCTGTTGGCCAGCTACGGGCTCATTTCCGAGGATTATCTGCACCTCATGGTTCGTTTCGGCTACCATTTTTCGGTGGTGGATACCATTTGCGGTCCGGAGGCGGGGGCCAACTACATCAATTTCCGTTTCAAGGGCGGCGGCGCGGGCTTTGATCAACGCCTCCTGCGCCTGGAGTTCATCCGCCGGGTCCTGGACAGCTACGGGTTTGAGACCAGCACGCGTGGCGACATGATCGACGCCAAGTGCGCCCGGCTGCCCGAGAACGACATCCGGCGGCTGCTCATGCGCCTGGGCTACCTCATGGCCGTGACCAGGCTCATGGACATGCGCATGGACAGCGAGGAGCAGGTGGACGCCGAGGTCGAGCGGTTCATCCGGGAAGCGGGGTCGCGCGATGGCTGA
- a CDS encoding 4Fe-4S dicluster domain-containing protein: MAGYRIKFDKKRCIACNACLVHCKVKNKVPAGLSLNRLEAEGPIADKDGNPSAKLKYTNCRHCKKPECVAACPTGAMYKREDGLVLVDMDKCDGCKACIDACPWTVPVFNDATGKIMKCDFCVDRVDAGGTPACVVGCTANALTFVRPE, encoded by the coding sequence ATGGCTGGTTACAGAATCAAATTCGACAAGAAGCGGTGCATCGCGTGCAACGCCTGCCTGGTTCACTGCAAGGTGAAAAACAAGGTGCCCGCCGGGCTTTCCCTCAACCGCCTGGAGGCGGAGGGGCCCATCGCCGACAAGGACGGCAATCCTTCGGCCAAGCTGAAGTATACGAACTGTCGGCACTGCAAGAAGCCCGAGTGTGTGGCTGCGTGTCCCACCGGGGCCATGTACAAGCGCGAGGACGGACTCGTTTTGGTGGACATGGACAAGTGCGACGGCTGCAAGGCCTGTATCGACGCCTGTCCGTGGACCGTGCCGGTGTTCAACGACGCCACCGGCAAGATCATGAAGTGTGATTTCTGCGTGGACAGGGTGGATGCCGGCGGCACCCCTGCCTGCGTTGTCGGCTGTACGGCGAATGCCCTGACATTCGTGCGGCCGGAATAG
- a CDS encoding sulfite exporter TauE/SafE family protein, producing the protein MLRSKKTLLMLALVAAVCLMAQPALADRLADAIAEAKPTGEPGYMGIPGGPQLNIVIGFLWAIWVGWIFSTVGAFGGIMAGVGHITIYGLGDYASSFGKGSKLNKVVTDSIRVSNQWLVGCSAALSSINYWKAGRLVLPLGIALAIGSVSGSWLVPWLTAGKISLKAYLGYFGLFVLFLGCYLFYETTPKGQQSKKAAKKAAEAFQNSVKEQQKGGTVDMAEMGVKVQKFTPTQCEFTFFGVEFKFNPLIPVVGGFFISALASFLGVGGGFLLVPFLTSVAGLPMYLVAGTSAMAVFVGMVNSIASYMILRSTPVEWSLIGAELVGIVIGSVIGPKTSKYIPDIWLKRLFILLAVYVGLKYTLKGFFGILLPI; encoded by the coding sequence GTGTTACGTTCCAAGAAAACTCTCCTGATGCTGGCCCTGGTTGCGGCTGTCTGCCTCATGGCCCAGCCCGCCTTGGCCGACCGCCTGGCCGACGCCATCGCCGAAGCCAAACCCACCGGTGAGCCCGGCTATATGGGCATCCCCGGCGGTCCGCAATTGAACATCGTCATCGGCTTCCTGTGGGCGATCTGGGTAGGCTGGATTTTCTCCACCGTCGGCGCCTTCGGCGGCATCATGGCCGGCGTCGGTCACATCACCATCTACGGCCTGGGCGACTACGCCAGCTCTTTCGGCAAGGGCTCCAAGCTGAACAAGGTCGTCACCGACTCCATCCGCGTGTCCAACCAGTGGCTGGTCGGTTGTTCCGCCGCCCTGTCCTCCATCAACTACTGGAAGGCCGGTCGTCTGGTGCTGCCCCTGGGCATCGCCTTGGCCATCGGTTCCGTGTCCGGTTCCTGGCTGGTGCCCTGGCTGACCGCCGGCAAGATCAGCCTGAAGGCCTACCTGGGTTACTTCGGCCTGTTCGTCCTGTTCCTGGGCTGCTACCTCTTCTATGAGACCACCCCGAAGGGCCAGCAAAGCAAGAAGGCTGCCAAGAAGGCCGCCGAGGCCTTCCAGAACTCCGTCAAGGAACAGCAGAAAGGCGGCACCGTGGACATGGCCGAGATGGGTGTGAAGGTTCAGAAGTTCACCCCGACCCAGTGCGAGTTCACCTTCTTCGGCGTCGAGTTCAAGTTCAACCCCCTGATCCCCGTGGTTGGCGGCTTCTTCATCTCCGCCCTGGCCTCCTTCCTGGGCGTCGGCGGCGGCTTCCTGCTGGTGCCGTTCCTGACCTCCGTGGCCGGTCTGCCCATGTACTTGGTGGCCGGAACCTCCGCCATGGCCGTCTTTGTCGGCATGGTCAACTCCATTGCCTCCTACATGATCCTGCGGTCCACTCCGGTCGAGTGGAGCCTGATCGGCGCCGAACTCGTCGGCATCGTCATCGGCTCCGTTATCGGTCCCAAGACCTCCAAGTACATCCCGGACATCTGGCTGAAGCGCCTCTTCATCCTGCTGGCCGTGTATGTCGGTCTGAAGTACACGCTGAAGGGCTTCTTCGGCATCCTGCTTCCCATCTAG
- a CDS encoding PH domain-containing protein: protein MTTIFKIPMSKTVLTFFLLVVAVVAAAVAWSFNSGLMWTGICLIAVAGPLALFYWYMLYITPKRATVTVADEGILLAAPPFASAVIPWASVVKTFPVDLRRDEAFKIAKTKKFMSFGGYRSGVVEIGDSKEAVIVSNRHDVLCVQTGERFYLLGPSDLPGFMEAVEKAAP, encoded by the coding sequence ATGACGACCATTTTCAAAATCCCCATGAGCAAGACCGTGCTCACCTTTTTTCTCCTGGTCGTGGCCGTCGTGGCCGCGGCCGTGGCCTGGAGCTTCAACTCCGGCCTGATGTGGACCGGCATCTGCCTGATAGCCGTGGCCGGTCCCCTGGCCCTGTTCTATTGGTACATGCTCTACATCACGCCCAAACGGGCTACGGTCACCGTGGCCGACGAGGGCATCCTTCTGGCCGCTCCGCCGTTCGCCTCGGCGGTCATCCCCTGGGCCTCGGTGGTCAAGACTTTTCCGGTGGACCTGCGCCGGGACGAGGCGTTCAAGATAGCCAAGACCAAGAAATTCATGAGCTTCGGCGGCTACCGTTCCGGCGTGGTCGAGATCGGGGACAGCAAGGAGGCGGTTATCGTGTCCAACCGACACGACGTGCTTTGCGTCCAGACCGGGGAGCGCTTCTATCTGCTCGGCCCGTCCGACCTGCCCGGTTTCATGGAGGCCGTGGAAAAGGCCGCTCCCTAG
- a CDS encoding response regulator has product MANILVLDDISDAGMLVKRILERKGHHVWNFTEEEDALNHAACTKIDLAILDIKLKKMTGVEALEELKKVNPDMKAIMLTGYPTLETARESLRLGAQEYCVKPINKEELEVKVAEVLGDGE; this is encoded by the coding sequence ATGGCGAATATATTGGTACTCGACGATATCAGCGACGCCGGGATGCTGGTCAAGCGCATCTTGGAACGCAAGGGACATCATGTGTGGAATTTTACCGAGGAGGAGGACGCCCTGAATCATGCGGCGTGCACGAAGATCGACCTCGCCATCCTGGACATCAAGCTCAAGAAGATGACCGGAGTGGAGGCCCTGGAGGAACTCAAGAAAGTCAACCCGGACATGAAGGCGATCATGCTGACCGGGTATCCCACCTTGGAGACCGCCCGAGAGTCCCTCCGGCTCGGGGCGCAGGAGTATTGCGTCAAGCCCATCAACAAGGAGGAGCTGGAGGTCAAGGTGGCCGAGGTCCTCGGGGACGGGGAGTAG
- a CDS encoding ATP-binding protein: MKRILPRLKFRTKLNLGMSAILVGMAVLLLPLIGTMSANSLVDESKKRGSALAEGLSVRAVDSLLARDFLRLKNMVDEQSTVEDVIYAFVQDKNGYVLVHTFQRGFPVDLVDANKVATGEALHIQLLVDGSRRIYDFAAPVLVSDGRLGTVRIGLSQARIQLAVQRQLTLMAGLFAGALFLATSLGTVFARRVTARLALLRSHAEEMLTGNLDTMSGPSWGIHCWEKQDCKTPQCPAYGETRRRCWYIAGTMCPDCNNEGNFQCRLQSCRHCAVYRENAGDEIQDLAETFDVMALSLKSHIDELRDAERNLRDQQRLTRTILDVSPDRVSLVDATMRYRGCNKSFAESVGMSLAKIEGKTDFDLFPEAEAEKRHMAARDILQSGRRLDTQLMVEAGGGEHWFHVVCVPVFNDEGRIDGLLRTDRDISDIKRYENQLIQAQKMESLGLLAGGVAHEINTPLGIILGYSQLLQEDVEAGSQIHQDLAIIEKQTQVCKKIVADLLGFSRQTQSAKREMCFNNSVMEAVSLVRHTLELDKVKIVTQLDDRYPIIYGDPEKLKQVWINLLTNARDAMGGLGGTIVIRTRLDTPSGIVSLWVADNGSGIAKEGLKKIFDPFYSTKAVDKGTGLGLSVSFGIIEDHGGDIRAVSPVPEDFGFPPDARGEDMGGGTVFEVNLPLDHQGPDSGEPEKE; this comes from the coding sequence ATGAAGCGAATCCTTCCTCGGCTTAAGTTCCGCACCAAGCTCAATCTGGGCATGTCCGCCATCCTTGTGGGCATGGCCGTGTTGTTGCTGCCGCTCATCGGGACCATGAGCGCCAATTCCCTGGTGGATGAGAGCAAGAAGCGCGGCTCCGCCCTGGCCGAAGGGCTGTCCGTGCGCGCCGTGGATTCCCTGCTGGCCCGGGATTTTCTGCGTCTGAAGAACATGGTAGACGAGCAGTCCACGGTGGAGGACGTCATCTACGCTTTTGTCCAGGACAAGAACGGGTATGTCCTGGTCCACACCTTCCAGCGGGGATTTCCCGTGGACCTCGTGGACGCCAACAAGGTGGCCACGGGCGAAGCCCTGCACATTCAGCTCCTGGTGGACGGTTCGCGGCGCATCTATGATTTCGCGGCGCCTGTTCTGGTTTCGGACGGGCGGCTGGGGACGGTGCGCATCGGCCTGTCCCAGGCGCGCATCCAACTGGCCGTGCAACGCCAGCTCACGCTCATGGCCGGGCTGTTCGCCGGGGCCCTGTTCCTGGCCACTTCGCTGGGCACGGTCTTCGCCCGCCGCGTGACCGCCCGGTTGGCCCTGTTGCGCTCCCACGCCGAAGAGATGCTGACCGGCAACCTGGACACCATGTCCGGCCCTTCCTGGGGCATCCATTGCTGGGAGAAGCAGGATTGCAAGACCCCCCAGTGCCCAGCCTACGGCGAGACCCGGCGGCGGTGCTGGTACATTGCCGGGACCATGTGCCCGGACTGCAACAACGAGGGCAATTTCCAATGCCGCTTGCAGTCCTGCCGCCATTGCGCGGTCTACCGCGAGAACGCGGGCGACGAGATCCAGGATCTGGCCGAAACCTTCGACGTCATGGCCTTGTCCCTCAAGTCCCATATCGATGAGCTGCGCGACGCCGAGCGCAACTTGCGCGACCAGCAGCGGCTGACCCGGACCATCCTGGACGTCAGCCCGGACCGCGTCTCCCTGGTGGATGCAACCATGCGCTACCGGGGATGCAACAAGAGCTTCGCCGAGTCGGTGGGCATGTCCCTGGCCAAGATCGAAGGCAAGACCGACTTCGACCTCTTCCCCGAGGCCGAGGCCGAGAAACGCCACATGGCGGCTCGCGATATCCTCCAGTCCGGGCGCCGCCTGGACACTCAGCTCATGGTCGAAGCGGGCGGCGGCGAACATTGGTTTCACGTGGTCTGCGTGCCGGTCTTCAACGACGAGGGGCGCATCGACGGGCTGCTCCGGACCGATCGCGACATTTCGGACATCAAGCGCTACGAGAACCAGCTCATCCAGGCCCAGAAGATGGAGTCCCTGGGGTTGCTGGCGGGCGGCGTGGCCCATGAAATCAACACCCCGCTGGGCATCATTCTGGGATACTCCCAATTGTTGCAGGAGGATGTGGAGGCGGGCAGCCAGATCCACCAGGACCTGGCCATCATCGAAAAGCAGACCCAGGTCTGCAAGAAGATCGTGGCCGATCTGCTCGGTTTTTCCCGCCAGACCCAGTCCGCCAAGCGCGAGATGTGCTTCAACAATTCGGTCATGGAAGCGGTTTCCCTGGTGCGGCACACCCTGGAACTGGACAAGGTGAAGATCGTCACCCAGCTCGACGACCGCTATCCGATCATCTACGGCGATCCGGAGAAACTCAAGCAGGTCTGGATTAACCTGTTGACCAACGCGCGGGACGCCATGGGCGGCCTGGGAGGGACCATCGTCATCCGCACCCGGCTGGACACCCCGAGCGGCATCGTCTCCCTGTGGGTGGCCGACAACGGTTCGGGCATCGCCAAGGAAGGACTCAAGAAAATTTTCGATCCGTTCTACAGCACCAAGGCCGTCGACAAAGGCACCGGCCTGGGGTTGTCCGTCTCCTTCGGGATCATCGAGGACCATGGCGGCGACATCCGCGCCGTCAGCCCGGTCCCCGAGGACTTCGGCTTTCCCCCCGACGCGAGGGGCGAGGACATGGGCGGTGGAACGGTCTTTGAAGTGAACCTCCCGCTGGACCATCAAGGTCCGGACAGCGGGGAGCCTGAAAAGGAGTAG